The following are encoded in a window of Podospora pseudoanserina strain CBS 124.78 chromosome 6, whole genome shotgun sequence genomic DNA:
- a CDS encoding hypothetical protein (EggNog:ENOG503NWHY; COG:G; CAZy:GH92) — protein sequence MLALLALCWQVLVVEALGDAVFDPLAYVDPLIGASNGGNVFPGASLPYGMAKAVADTNSSSNQGGFTLDGAFVTGFSGMHDSGTGGSPSLGNFPLFPFTNCPEGDINRCVFPKKSRAAHGGFGNNTVTAKPGTFGITLNNGIRADMTATHHTSLFRFTFPTLGSDGQPAQPLILQDLTDLSDSRQDNGSVTVDPETGRITGSARFLPSFGGGNFVLHFCTDFKGADVLDSGIFVNSRGSTEVKNLTISRSINGYPLPGGAFVRFSSGAEPILVRTANSFISAEQACKHAETEIPDYDFERVSEAAIEKWREKMSIIKVSPAGVEGSLLTNFYSGIYRTMVNPQSYTGENPLWESSEPYFDSFYCIWDLFRSQIPFLIITDPAAVAEMVRSLIDTYRHTGWLPDCRMSLNKGYTQGGSNADNVLADAFIKGIKDGIDWEDGYAAVVKDAEVEPYDWCCEGRGGLDSWKALGYIPVQDFDYKGFGTMTRSISRTLEYAYNDFCISQIAHGLGRTADRDKYLASSSNWKNLFRPDQTSLWWNGTNTGFTGFFQPRYLNGTWAYQNPLNCSNLDTFSVCSLQNTGRETFESSIWEYNFSFVPHDQSTLLTLLGGPSLFTSRLDYLHNTNITYIGNEPSFLTVFQYHYSARPALSALRSHSYIPSYFSPTPSGLPGNDDSGAMGSFVAFSMMGLFPNPGQNVYLVTPPFFEQVNITSPVTGKVARVRNVNFDGGYKSVYIQSATLDGERYTKNWVDHSFFTEGKELVLVLGDGESDWGTGVGDLPPSLGEYVGFAGGNGTAVNDTSTITGWKRGLEEVVGRAWRGGYVGDVKV from the exons ATGCTTGCCCTTCTTGCTCTTTGCTGGCAAGTCCTGGTCGTCGAAGCGCTGGGGGACGCCGTTTTCGATCCCCTCGCCTACGTCGATCCACTAATTGGGGCCAGCAACGGTGGAAATGTCTTTCCAGGAGCTTCGCTGCCATATGGCATGGCAAAGGCGGTGGCTGATACCAatagcagcagcaaccaagGCGGATTCACATTGGATGGCGCGTTTGTCACTGGCTTCAGCGGCATGCACGACAGCGGAACTGGCGGGAGTCCAAGTCTGGGAAACTTCCCACTGttccccttcaccaactGTCCGGAAGGTGACATCAATCGATGTGTTTTCCCCAAAAAGAGCCGAGCTGCCCATGGAGGGTTCGGCAATAACACCGTGACAGCAAAGCCCGGCACCTTCGGCATCACCCTGAACAACGGCATCAGAGCCGACATGACCGCAACCCATCACACGTCACTCTTTAGGTTTACCTTTCCAACGCTTGGATCAGACGGCCAGCCGGCTCAACCGCTCATCCTGCAGGACCTCACAGACTTGTCTGATTCCCGGCAGGACAACGGCAGCGTAACGGTTGACCCCGAGACAGGACGCATCACCGGGAGTGCCCGCTTCCTGCCGAGCTTCGGTGGCGGCAACTTTGTGCTGCACTTTTGCACAGACTTCAAAGGCGCCGATGTTTTGGACAGCGGGATCTTTGTCAACAGTCGAGGCAGCACAGAGGTCAAGAACTTGACCATTTCCAGGTCGATCAATGGATATCCATTGCCTGGGGGGGCATTTGTCAGGTTCAGCTCAGGGGCAGAGCCAATCTTGGTCAGGACAGCCAACAGCTTCATCAGTGCTGAACAAGCCTGTAAACACGCCGAAACGGAGATTCCAGATTATGACTTCGAGAGGGTGTCAGAAGCTGCTATCGAAAAATGGAGAGAGAAAATGAGCATTATCAAGGTGTCGCCTGCGGGAGTGGAAGGCTCGCTGTTGACCAACTTTTACAGCGGCATCTATCGGACCATGGTCAATCCTCAGAGTTACACCGGGGAAAATCCGTTGTGGGAGAGCAGTGAGCCATACTTTGACTCGTTTTATTGCATCTGGGACCTCTTCCGCTCCCAAATTCCGTTCCTTATCATCACTGATCCAGCCGCGGTGGCCGAGATGGTGCGTTCGCTCATAGACACCTACCGGCACACTGGCTGGCTGCCAGACTGCCGCATGAGTCTCAACAAGGGCTACACCCAG GGTGGATCAAACGCAGACAACGTCCTGGCCGATGCCTTCATCAAGGGCATAAAAGACGGCATCGAT TGGGAAGACGGCTACGCAGCCGTAGTCAAAGACGCAGAAGTCGAGCCCTACGACTGGTGCTGCGAAGGCCGTGGCGGCCTCGACAGCTGGAAAGCTCTAGGCTACATCCCCGTCCAAGACTTTGACTACAAAGGCTTCGGCACCATGACCCGCAGCATCTCCCGAACCCTCGAGTACGCCTACAACGACTTTTGCATCTCCCAAATCGCCCACGGGCTAGGCCGCACGGCTGACAGGGACAAGTACCTTGCCTCCAGCAGCAACTGGAAAAACCTCTTCCGCCCTGACCAGACCTCCCTCTGGTGGAACGGCACAAACACAGGCTTCACCGGGTTTTTCCAACCGCGCTACCTCAACGGGACCTGGGCTTACCAAAACCCCCTTAATTgctccaacctcgacaccTTTTCCGTCTGCTCCCTGCAAAACACCGGGAGGGAAACTTTCGAAAGCTCCATCTGGGAGTACAACTT TAGCTTCGTCCCCCACGACCAATCAACCCTCCTgaccctcctcggcggcccatccctcttcacctcccgCCTAGACTACCTCCACAACACAAACATAACCTACATCGGCAACGAaccctccttcctcaccgtctTCCAATACCACTACTCCGCCCGccccgccctctccgccctccgaTCCCACAGTTACATCCCCTCCtacttctcccccaccccctccggccTCCCCGGCAACGACGACTCGGGCGCAATGGGCTCGTTTGTCGCGTTCTCAATGATGggcctcttccccaacccggGACAAAACGTTTACCTTGTTACTCCGCCGTTTTTCGAACAAGTCAACATTACCAGCCCGGTAACGGGAAAGGTGGCAAGGGTGAGGAATGTTAATTTTGATGGGGGGTACAAGAGTGTATACATCCAGAGTGCGACGCTCGATGGGGAGAGATACACCAAGAACTGGGTTGATCACAGTTTTTTCACCGAGGGAAAGGAGTTGGTGCTTGTgctgggggatggggagagtgattgggggacgggggtgggggatcTGCCGCCTAGTTTGGGGGAGTACGTTGGTTTTGCGGGGGGGAATGGGACAGCTGTGAATGATACCAGTACCATAAcggggtggaaaagggggttggaagaggtggttgggagggcgtggaggggtggttaTGTTGGGGATGTAAAAGTATGA
- a CDS encoding hypothetical protein (COG:S; EggNog:ENOG503NX7Q): MMGVERILGRYLVNRFTSSPSKRAFFTCNPARPRLVGFYSASATRRAAIVPVSTAVAAAATMATAAGAVVYESSVTKPVRAGNLPDDAASNPHHVKDAGGRHVKFRNPYPSAGDPKPTMFQTLRAILTAKLQGNLPTPDTSAASIPSCPPSFSPTRENTPLRATWLGHACYYVEFPSGLRVLFDPVFEDRCAPVQWFGPKRYTPPPCKLGDLPIVDAVVISHSHYDHLSYSSIKDIQTHHPNAWFFVGLGLEKWFKASGVEKVVEMDWWEGVKMSLTPEGGKGQGGMEAEITCLPCQHSSGRNGLDHDKTLWASWGVKSGGKSVWFGGDTGYRRVPQLPVTQWKDPAADYGPEYESLPKCPQFKQIGERMGPFDLGLIPIGAYHPRWLFSWMHANPYDAVEIFKDTKCKKAMGIHWGTWVLTSEEVDEPPRLLKDALKRSGIQEEGVFGVCKIGETKEF; this comes from the exons ATGATGGGTGTGGAACGGATTCTGGGTCGATATCTTGTCAATCGGTTTACATCCTCGCCGTCGAAGAGAGCATTTTTCACGTGTAACCCTGCCCGGCcgaggttggttgggttttATTCGGCCTCTGCCACGAGAAGAGCAGCTATTGTTCCTGTCTCAACTGctgttgccgctgctgccacgATGGCTACCGCTGCGGGTGCGGTCGTGTACGAGAGTTCGGTGACGAAACCAGTCAGGGCAGGCAACCTCCCCGACGACGCAGCTTCAAATCCTCATCATGTTAAAGATGCGGGCGGGAGACATGTCAAGTTTCGGAATCCGTACCCCTCGGCGGGGGATCCAAAGCCGACGATGTTCCAGACCTTACGGGCAATCTTGAC CGCCAAACTCCAAGGAAACCTCCCCACACCCGACACCTCAGCAGCCAGCATCCCCTCCTGCCCCCCATCATTCTCCCCCACAAGGgaaaacacccccctccgagCAACCTGGCTCGGTCACGCATGCTACTACGTTGAGTTCCCCTCCGGTCTGAGGGTTCTCTTCGACCCTGTCTTTGAAGACCGCTGTGCTCCCGTGCAGTGGTTCGGGCCGAAGCGTTACACACCTCCACCGTGTAAACTAGGGGATCTACCCATTGTCGACGCGGTGGTGATCTCGCACAGTCATTATGACCATTTGAGTTATTCTTCTATCAAAGACATCCAaacccaccatcccaacgCCTGGTTTTTCgtcgggttggggttggagaagtggTTCAAGGCCAGTGGGGTGgaaaaggtggtggagatggattggtgggaaggggtgaaGATGAGTTTGACTccggagggggggaagggacagggggggatggaggcggAGATTACCTGTCTGCCGTGTCAGCATTCGAGCGGGAGGAATGGGCTTGATCATGACAAGACTCTCTGGGCGAGCTGGGGGGTTAAATCCGGGGGGAAGAgtgtttggtttgggggtgataCAGGATATAGGAGGGTGCCGCAATTGCCGGTTACTCAATGGAAGGATCCGGCGGCGGATTACGGGCCAGAGTATGAGAGTTTGCCGAAGTGCCCGCAGTTTAAGCAGATcggggagaggatgggccCGTTTGATCTGGGATTGATACCCATTGGGGCGTATCATCCGAGGTGGTTGTTTAGTTGGATGCATGCGAATCCGTACGATGCGGTGGAGATCTTCAAGGACACGAAGTGCAAGAAGGCGATGGGGATACATTGGGGCACGTGGGTGCTGACgagcgaggaggtggacgagcCGCCGAGATTGCTGAAGGATGCGTTGAAGAGGAGTGGGATACAGGAAGAGGGTGTGTTTGGGGTGTGCAAGATAGGAGAGACAAAGGAGTTTTAG
- a CDS encoding hypothetical protein (EggNog:ENOG503P8PE): MPAPKEKKAPRLLAAHYGGQDVTFLGRLIFPHVENLVVDARTFPIRDPWPVNPKSLSLVYTFGDSPTDEKRVFVSKAGEDTVWTLTSDDIKTQPPGVTLASAWPPEVPGRIKIYAVIYGLEQITHPTVYRRLYEAASRNERIYISNKFFSNSPLINEDPWRGTIKSAAIVYTIRGKWKSISGREREYMSWEL, translated from the coding sequence ATGCCTGCCCCCAAGGAGAAAAAAGCTCCCAGGCTACTTGCCGCTCATTACGGAGGCCAGGACGTAACCTTTTTGGGAAGACTTATCTTTCCCCATGTCGAAAACCTGGTCGTTGACGCCCGTACATTCCCTATTCGCGACCCATGGCCCGTGAACCCCAAGTCACTGAGCCTTGTGTACACCTTTGGCGACAGCCCTACTGACGAAAAGCGGGTCTTCGTTTCCAAGGCTGGCGAGGATACTGTTTGGACTCTTACCTCGGATGATATCAAAACGCAGCCACCAGGGGTGACGCTGGCCAGTGCCTGGCCTCCGGAGGTCCCGGGCCGCATCAAGATCTACGCTGTTATCTATGGCTTGGAGCAGATCACGCACCCGACAGTGTACCGAAGGCTTTACGAGGCTGCGTCAAGAAACGAGCGTATCTACATCAGCAACAAGTTCTTCAGCAACTCACCACTCATCAATGAGGATCCTTGGCGTGGAACAATTAAGAGTGCTGCCATCGTCTATACCATCCGAGGAAAATGGAAGTCAATCAGTGGTAGGGAACGCGAGTACATGTCATGGGAGTTGTAG
- a CDS encoding hypothetical protein (EggNog:ENOG503P0VF) gives MNFKIASDQMVNGFTLQEKTFAKDYAEAAYLDADSRTSGQVYLRSPVQRLNESLAEANRLVRDANLNTALRRLVVYCDTLEIPENVVVAHDDLANDLDLRIFARKLQCLGDAKNALTMSLSTTSILDIFTYSLPASFGVNFISTDGSSRSKSLSIDRDKWGIQVVWTGEDFYTEQFEPSMLDMSTADYLDRLRPDGTVEAESYINDNLPRLVYFQFLVAASILHTDRQLSLEILNWVCNLSASPTTVSLNIQASSLRNTLILSNTHNIFNVPSVNIYASKQVLKSRLIAAKAFEDAFRSFAAQDTTTGNFAALTANMLARSEDAITEYQFLEALAQKGYEAAVNANNVAQKRFLENEKSLDTAQKDLNAGIDAWSKKKEQEAVVGVCKAVVDVFGAVAATVATGGLAAPSIGTAINSGVGGIKTLTEIFKKLKQLYEEIKPVIESLTKLAGEVAGVVATLEAAKKLRDEIAVQRPDMDMDVFNATALWDIFREQVDDMEKAIASVDCDGKREYLLSLRKLAVNGKTYLQTQEYLCRRGDDLAVVLVKLQRRDQARLTLSTRTLMQQDAVLDILRRAMFDRLLSIRSLIFLDFQSYSEAYMFHALTPYSPITFSPVQPVVDFLDAAAKLQGSVAAFGSRVQIQNRRFVIRTLGNATDATDLRAQLGAGQSVTVSLRPDQNIFNGFSRIRVSRVRCYLDGVKTVYPPTGMDTLRLYLKTPGRFSDIALPGARTDRVSNFVGDARALLFEYVPLDGSIVCDGEYSQQRDCTLQTPLTEWEVCIAPGGLEVKDLDLEELTGLRMEFWCDVTLGDL, from the exons ATGAATTTCAAGATTGCGTCGGATCAAATGGTCAATGGTTTTACTCTGCAAGAGAAGACCTTTGCCAAAGACTACGCTGAAGCAGCGTATCTCGATGCGGACAGTCGTACG AGCGGCCAGGTTTATCTCCGCTCTCCCGTCCAGCGCCTGAACGAGTCCCTGGCAGAGGCCAACCGTCTTGTCAGAGATGCCAATTTGAATACCGCTCTTCGTCGACTTGTGGTGTACTGTGACACGCTAGAGATACCCGAAAATGTTGTCGTCGCTCATGACGACCTAGCCAACGATCTAGACCTTCGCATTTTTGCCCGCAAGTTACAGTGCCTCGGCGATGCTAAAAATGCCCTTACAATGAGTCTCTCGACCACTTCTATTCTCGACATCTTCACATATTCGTTGCCTGCTAGCTTTGGTGTCAACTTCATTTCGACCGATGGATCCTCCAGATCCAAGTCGCTTTCTATAGACCGGGATAAATGGGGCATCCAAGTGGTCTGGACGGGAGAAGACTTCTACACGGAACAATTTGAACCCTCGATGCTCGACATGTCTACAGCAGACTACCTGGACCGTTTGAGACCCGATGGAACGGTTGAAGCCGAATCTTATATCAACGACAATCTCCCACGACTTGTATACTTTCAGTTTCTCGTTGCTGCTTCGATCCTCCATACAGATCGTCAGCTTTCACTCGAGATTCTCAACTGGGTGTGTAACCTTAGCGCATCGCCGACTACAGTTAGTCTCAACATTCAAGCCTCGTCGTTACGCAATACCCTTATTCTTTCGAATACCCACAACATCTTTAATGTGCCGTCCGTCAACATCTACGCCAGCAAGCAAGTGTTGAAGTCTCGACTCATCGCGGCGAAGGCTTTCGAGGATGCGTTCCGAAGTTTCGCGGCTCaggacaccaccacaggtAACTTCGCAGCTCTGACAGCCAACATGCTCGCACGCAGCGAGGATGCCATTACCGAATACCAGTTTCTCGAGGCTTTGGCTCAAAAGGGGTACGAAGCGGCGGTGAACGCCAACAATGTGGCCCAAAAGCGTTTCCTGGAGAACGAAAAGTCTCTCGACACGGCCCAGAAAGATTTGAACGCTGGTATCGATGCATGGAGCAAGAAAAAGGAGCAAGAAGCCGTGGTGGGCGTATGCAAGGCCGTCGTAGACGTTTTCGGTGCGGTGGCCGCGACAGTTGCTACAGGAGGTCTTGCAGCTCCCTCAATTGGCACCGCCATCAATTCAGGCGTGGGAGGAATCAAGACGCTAACTGAGATCTTTAAAAAGCTAAAGCAGCTTTACGAGGAGATCAAGCCTGTGATTGAGTCTTTGACGAAGCTGGCTGGTGAGGTGGCCGGAGTTGTAGCGACTCTTGAGGCAGCAAAGAAACTTCGCGACGAGATTGCAGTGCAGCGTCCTGATATGGACATGGATGTGTTCAACGCGACCGCCCTGTGGGACATTTTTCGTGAGCAGGTCGATGACATGGAGAAAGCCATTGCGAGTGTCGACTGTGACGGGAAGCGAGAATACTTACTCTCCCTCCGCAAATTGGCTGTCAATGGCAAGACCTATCTGCAAACACAGGAATACCTGTGCAGGCGTGGCGATGATCTTGCTGTCGTGCTCGTCAAGCTGCAGCGTCGCGACCAGGCCCGCCTCACTCTCTCTACTAGGACCCTGATGCAGCAAGACGCCGTGCTCGACATCTTGCGGCGTGCCATGTTCGACCGTCTCTTGTCGATTCGCTCTTTGATTTTTCTTGACTTCCAGTCGTATTCTGAGGCCTACATGTTCCATGCCCTCACACCTTACTCCCCCATCACTTTCTCGCCTGTTCAGCCAGTTGTCGATTTCCTGGACGCTGCTGCCAAACTCCAGGGCAGCGTTGCCGCCTTTGGATCACGCGTCCAGATCCAGAACCGCCGTTTTGTCATTCGCACACTTGGAAATGCTACGGACGCAACGGATTTGCGAGCGCAATTGGGTGCCGGGCAATCGGTTACGGTCTCGCTTCGCCCAGATCAAAATATCTTCAACGGCTTCAGCCGCATCCGTGTCAGTCGTGTTCGATGCTATCTTGATGGTGTGAAGACGGTTTACCCACCCACGGGGATGGACACCTTGAGGTTGTATCTCAAGACACCAGGCCGCTTTTCCGATATCGCGTTGCCTGGCGCCCGGACAGACAGGGTGTCAAATTTCGTGGGAGATGCCCGTGCTCTGCTATTTGAGTACGTTCCTCTGGATGGTTCGATTGTTTGCGACGGAGAATACAGTCAACAGAGGGACTGCACGCTTCAAACACCGCTGACCGAGTGGGAGGTTTGTATTGCACCAGGTGGCCTTGAGGTGAAggaccttgaccttgaagaGTTGACagggttgaggatggagttTTGGTGTGATGTGACCTTGGGCGATTTGTGA
- a CDS encoding hypothetical protein (EggNog:ENOG503Q6WN), protein MPIATTNEVIESAVIRAPLSHVWHFIKLAEFPKWYSQIKQAEHIVKGVSDETDVYKWTFKDGSVVEIKQDEHSNLDHFITYSVINSEPELSYSSVVSTIRCWPVTSGEFEESTFVRWTSKFASDADIGVIEDAKYKRRDALKDLAAAAQKMVKEHQK, encoded by the exons ATGCCGATCGCAACCACCAACGAAGTCATCGAGAGCGCCGTGATCCGCGCGCCCCTCTCCCACGTCTGGCACTTCATCAAGCTCGCTGAGTTCCCCAAGTGGTACTCACAGATCAAGCAAGCCGAGCACATCGTCAAGGGCGTCAGCGACGAGACGGACGTGTACAAGTGGACGTTCAAGGACGGGAGCGTGGTGGAGATCAAGCAGGATGAGCACAGC AACCTGGACCACTTCATCACCTACAGTGTCATCAACAGCGAGCCCGAGCTGAGCTACTCGAGCGTAGTCAGCACGATTCGATGCTGGCCCGTCACGTCGGGCGAGTTTGAAGAGAGCACTTTTGTGAGGTGGACTTCCAAGTTTGCGAGCGATGCTGATATTG GTGTTATCGAGGATGCCAAGTACAAGCGACGGGATGCGTTGAAGGACCTTGCGGCTGCGGCGCAGAAGATGGTGAAGGAGCATCAGAAGTAA
- a CDS encoding hypothetical protein (COG:P; EggNog:ENOG503P26Q): MQAPAQYRLLSSCPTTSLTTSPISQTTVGVSLNSSMPNSTWKFSVFLAPMLSLKRDTLDSLSTLSDGQSLRGSGRSMLPCPNDPRSSVTNATALSPPPASKPPQPQSTSHVPSRLRSDSGLSLHTNQAAFRQYTDYGSDGSVRSVSSRTQAGSPTEGGSVDDAPIGPKPSIILKDSILQAKLLPNFFDPAVIKLAFSNPTTGHKLCRYAARKGGPSASYMDFLIRVDEYFRAFGNMTTLISQITTDFTGVVASTPIELPQDIANRLKNNTKHCARTALPSLERLYREAKAAVEERLAETLYPEFVKYQLSECMRTSLSTSQSSAGGFLSTCPGLGNAFCLTTPLEPDNPIICASDALLRMSGYRRKEIMNKNCRFFQGICTDPEATRRLSEAISTGHEASELLINYRKDGTPFWNLLFVCPLFEGGTIRYFLGAQINVSESMGSDYKDILRILNFGPPGEQQHQQAQQPSGKGPRPAEKPVWRNPINADAERPLSSASTHQKAALRNRFFKRFSRKGSTIRARIPTWPSTPRADSPSNGVCGLSKKAILPPISRKAEAPQEEYSTPYSRFFVLKYIPSLPSSSTAASTSTMQPTRPNYHCGSSTSSGVAAQLTISFSSHFALSMLGLHEPNDAKLVSGRDIFAVLTPNAATMSSISNKQVRSTVYSAIAAGESVSLDITTSTASPPPSQRPTSPVKKVHTRGISVAKGGDYQPSRLSDTLDRGADFLSSVFSHNGAGLGGKNATRKVVSHWTPLKNGNGEVEFVVVVLTAAS, translated from the exons ATGCAGGCTCCCGCGCAATATCGTCTGCTGTCCTCGTGCCCCACAACCAGTTTGACAACGTCTCCCATCTCACAGACCACGGTTGGTGTGTCGTTGAACTCTTCAATGCCAAAT TCAACCTGGAAATTCTCGGTATTTTTGGCGCCAATGCTTTCATTAAAGAGGGACACGCTTGACTCTCTATCGACACTGAGCGATGGCCAAAGCCTGCGCGGCAGTGGCCGCTCGATGTTGCCCTGCCCAAACGATCCACGATCAAGTGTCACCAATGCAACTGCTttgtcaccaccgccggcctccaaacccccccaGCCACAGTCGACTAGCCACGTCCCTTCACGACTGCGCAGCGATTCGGGATTATCTCTGCACACGAACCAAGCAGCATTCAGGCAGTACACCGACTACGGTTCAGATGGCTCGGTACGGTCAGTTTCTAGTCGTACCCAAGCGGGCAGTCCCACTGAGGGTGGGAGCGTCGACGATGCACCGATCGGACCCAAACCTAGCATAATTCTTAAAGACTCCATTCTCCAAGCCAAACTGCTTCCCAACTTCTTCGACCCTGCCGTCATCAAACTCGCCTTCTCTAACCCAACAACCGGTCACAAGCTCTGCCGATATGCTGCCAGAAAGGGTGGACCTTCAGCAAGTTACATGGACTTTTTGATCAGAGTGGATGAGTACTTCCGGGCGTTTGGGAACATGACTACACTGATCAGTCAGATCACAACAGATTTCACCGGTGTGGTGGCATCCACACCCATTGAGCTACCACAGGACATAGCCAACAGGTTgaaaaacaacaccaaacactGCGCGCGAACAGCATTGCCGTCGCTAGAACGGCTTTACAGAGAGGCGAAGGCTGCAGTGGAGGAACGATTGGCCGAGACACTCTACCCGGAGTTTGTCAAGTACCAACTATCCGAATGTATGAGGACTTCACTGTCTACAAGCCAGTCTTCGGCTGGGGGCTTTTTGTCGACATGCCCGGGTCTAGGAAACGCCTTTTGCTTGACAACCCCACTCGAGCCcgacaaccccatcatctgtGCCTCAGATGCACTTTTGCGAATGTCTGGATATAGGCGCAAGGAGATCATGAACAAGAATTGCAGATTCTTCCAGGGCATATGTACCGACCCCGAGGCCACACGGCGTCTAAGCGAGGCTATCTCAACTGGGCACGAAGCGTCCGAACTCCTCATTAACTACCGCAAGGATGGGACCCCTTTTTGGAACCTTTTATTTGTGTGTCCGTTGTTTGAGGGAGGAACGATTCGGTACTTTCTCGGTGCCCAAATCAATGTGTCTGAGAGCATGGGGTCGGACTACAAGGATATCTTGCGTATCCTGAACTTTGGTCCCCCTGGagaacagcaacaccagcaagcccagcagCCGTCCGGGAAAGGCCCACGGCCAGCCGAGAAACCGGTGTGGAGGAATCCCATCAATGCTGATGCTGAACGTCCCCTGAGCTCAGCCAGCACCCACCAAAAGGCAGCCCTTCGCAATCGCTTTTTCAAGAGGTTTTCCCGGAAGGGCAGCACTATTCGGGCCAGGATTCCAACTTGGCCGAGCACTCCTCGGGCAGACAGTCCCTCGAATGGGGTTTGCGGGTTGTCAAAGAAGGCCATCCTACCACCCATATCTCGGAAGGCCGAAGCCCCGCAAGAAGAGTACAGCACTCCTTACTCGCGGTTCTTCGTGTTGAAGTACATCCCATCTTTGCCCTCAAGCAGCACCGCCGCGAGCACCAGCACAATGCAGCCCACGCGGCCAAACTATCATTGTGGCTCATCGACAAGCAGCGGTGTTGCGGCTCAGCTAacaatctccttctcttcccacTTTGCCCTGTCGATGCTGGGTCTTCATGAGCCGAACGATGCCAAATTGGTCAGTGGACGGGATATCTTCGCGGTGTTGACACCAAACGCCGCCACGATGAGCTCGATCAGCAACAAGCAAGTGCGGTCCACAGTGTACTCAGCCATTGCAGCCGGCGAATCTGTCAGCCTGGACATAACGACAAGCACAGCTTCGCCGCCTCCGTCGCAGCGACCAACGTCGCCTGTCAAGAAGGTCCACACAAGGGGAATCAGTGTCGCTAAAGGCGGGGACTACCAGCCCTCCAGACTGAGCGACACGTTGGACAGAGGAGCCGACTTTCTGAGCTCGGTCTTTTCACACAATGGGGCAGGATTAGGAGGGAAGAATGCCACAAGGAAGGTGGTGAGCCACTGGACACCACTGAAGAATGGCAACGGCGAGGTAGAGTTTGTGGTTGTCGTTTTGACTGCCGCCTCTTGA